A part of Hippea maritima DSM 10411 genomic DNA contains:
- the rplW gene encoding 50S ribosomal protein L23, with protein MDKWSVLKERVISEKAFIAQEENKYVFVVDRKANKTEVKKAVEELFGVEVDKVNILNVKGKTKVFRGIKGKRPSYKKAIVTLKEGQTLKEL; from the coding sequence ATGGATAAGTGGAGTGTTTTAAAAGAGAGGGTGATTTCTGAAAAGGCTTTTATAGCTCAGGAAGAAAACAAATACGTTTTTGTTGTTGATAGGAAGGCCAATAAGACCGAGGTGAAGAAAGCTGTTGAAGAGTTATTTGGCGTAGAGGTGGATAAGGTAAACATATTAAATGTAAAGGGAAAGACAAAAGTATTTAGAGGTATAAAGGGTAAGAGGCCTTCATATAAGAAGGCTATTGTTACACTCAAAGAAGGTCAAACTTTGAAGGAACTTTAA
- the rplD gene encoding 50S ribosomal protein L4: MKVKVVDKKNQAVGEVEINIQPKEVKNKGVLFNRVVRAMLMNARQGTASTKTRGEVSGGGKKPWRQKGTGRARAGSIRSPLWVGGGVIFGPKPRDYELKMNKKEKRVAFIEALAQRIEEGKLIVIDDLSFEKPKTRDAYEIVKNLNLKKALFVLEKGMENAYLSLRNIKGVEVRNIDTLNTYDVLRFQNIIIPKTVVEKLNGRIANG; encoded by the coding sequence ATGAAGGTGAAGGTTGTAGATAAAAAGAATCAAGCCGTTGGCGAGGTTGAGATAAACATTCAACCTAAAGAGGTGAAAAATAAAGGGGTTCTGTTCAATAGGGTTGTTAGGGCAATGTTAATGAACGCAAGACAAGGTACCGCCAGTACTAAAACAAGGGGTGAGGTATCTGGTGGTGGAAAGAAACCTTGGAGGCAAAAAGGAACAGGTAGGGCGAGAGCAGGCTCTATTAGGTCTCCTTTGTGGGTCGGCGGTGGTGTTATTTTTGGGCCCAAACCGAGGGATTACGAGCTTAAAATGAATAAGAAAGAGAAGAGAGTGGCTTTTATAGAAGCATTAGCCCAGAGGATTGAAGAGGGCAAACTTATCGTTATAGATGATTTGAGTTTTGAAAAACCAAAGACAAGGGACGCTTACGAAATAGTTAAAAATTTGAATTTGAAGAAAGCCCTGTTTGTTCTTGAAAAAGGCATGGAGAATGCTTACCTTTCTTTAAGAAATATTAAAGGTGTAGAGGTTAGAAACATCGATACACTTAACACATACGATGTTTTGAGGTTTCAAAATATTATTATCCCCAAAACAGTTGTTGAGAAATTAAACGGGAGAATCGCCAATGGATAA
- the rplC gene encoding 50S ribosomal protein L3 encodes MLGLIAKKLGMTQLYVEGKAIPVTVLEAQEGVITDIKTKEKDGYNAIQVGFIDTKEKRVTKPLLGVYKKVGVSPKKILKEFRVDDVDSFEVKGEVKVDIFQKGEIVDVIGHTKGRGFSGVMKRHNFAGGPDGHGSMFNRRVGSIGNCEFPGRVVKGRKMPGHYGNERVTIKNLEVVFVDPEKKLIAIKGAVPGSKGSYVNIIKKGN; translated from the coding sequence ATGTTAGGTTTAATTGCTAAGAAATTGGGGATGACGCAGCTTTATGTAGAGGGTAAAGCTATTCCTGTTACAGTTTTAGAGGCGCAAGAAGGTGTTATAACCGATATTAAGACAAAAGAAAAGGACGGCTATAACGCTATTCAAGTGGGTTTTATAGACACCAAGGAAAAAAGGGTTACAAAGCCTCTATTGGGTGTTTATAAGAAGGTTGGTGTATCACCAAAAAAGATACTTAAGGAATTTAGAGTTGATGATGTTGATTCTTTTGAGGTTAAAGGTGAGGTAAAAGTAGATATATTCCAGAAAGGCGAGATAGTTGATGTTATAGGTCACACCAAGGGAAGGGGCTTTTCAGGTGTAATGAAGAGGCATAACTTCGCAGGTGGTCCAGATGGACATGGTTCTATGTTTAATAGGAGAGTAGGTTCAATCGGAAACTGCGAATTCCCTGGAAGGGTTGTAAAAGGCAGAAAGATGCCTGGTCATTATGGTAATGAGAGGGTTACAATCAAAAACCTTGAAGTTGTATTTGTGGATCCAGAGAAAAAGCTTATAGCTATTAAGGGTGCGGTTCCTGGTTCTAAGGGCAGCTATGTTAATATTATTAAGAAGGGGAACTAA
- the rpsJ gene encoding 30S ribosomal protein S10, whose protein sequence is MEQQKIRLKLKSFESDLLDSSVKDIIDMVKKTGAKVKGPIPLPTRISRYTVLRSPHVNKKSREQFEIRVHKRLLDIVQASQQTVDALMKVNLPAGVDIEVKLQ, encoded by the coding sequence ATGGAGCAGCAGAAGATAAGGCTGAAATTGAAGTCCTTTGAGAGCGACCTTCTTGATAGCTCTGTCAAAGATATAATAGATATGGTCAAAAAGACAGGCGCTAAGGTCAAAGGACCTATACCGTTGCCTACAAGAATATCCAGGTATACGGTATTGAGATCTCCCCATGTTAACAAGAAATCGAGGGAACAGTTTGAGATTAGGGTTCATAAGAGGTTGCTGGATATTGTTCAGGCAAGTCAACAGACGGTTGATGCGTTGATGAAAGTAAATCTACCAGCAGGTGTGGATATCGAAGTAAAACTACAATAG
- the tuf gene encoding elongation factor Tu: MAKEKYVRSKPHVNIGTIGHVDHGKTTLTAAITKVLAEKGKAEFKDYNEIDNAPEERERGVTINTAHVEYETDKRHYAHVDCPGHADYIKNMITGAAQMDGAILVVSAADGPMPQTREHILLARQVNVPYIVVFLNKTDMVDDPELIDLVEMEVRELLSKYDFPGDDVPVIRGSALKALEGDPEAKKAIEELMDAVDEYIPTPQREADKPFLMPIEDIFSISGRGTVVTGRVERGVLKPGEEIEIVGFGETRKTVATSLEMFRKILDEAIAGDNVGVLLRGIKKEEVERGMVLAKPGSITPHKKFKAQVYVLTKDEGGRHTPFFEGYRPQFYIRTTDVTGTVHLPEGVEMVMPGDNVELTVELIAPVALEKETRFAIREGGKTVGAGVITEILE, translated from the coding sequence ATGGCAAAAGAAAAATATGTCCGCTCAAAACCCCATGTTAACATCGGTACTATTGGACACGTTGACCATGGTAAGACTACTCTAACTGCAGCTATCACAAAGGTTCTTGCAGAGAAGGGTAAAGCAGAGTTTAAGGACTACAACGAAATTGATAATGCACCAGAGGAAAGGGAAAGAGGTGTTACAATCAACACAGCTCACGTTGAGTATGAAACAGATAAAAGACATTACGCTCACGTTGACTGCCCAGGGCATGCTGACTACATCAAGAACATGATTACAGGTGCTGCCCAGATGGATGGTGCTATACTTGTTGTTTCTGCAGCAGATGGTCCAATGCCACAGACAAGAGAGCATATACTTCTTGCAAGGCAGGTTAATGTTCCATACATCGTAGTATTCCTAAATAAAACAGATATGGTTGACGACCCAGAGCTTATTGATCTTGTTGAGATGGAGGTTAGAGAGCTTCTATCTAAATATGACTTCCCAGGTGATGATGTTCCAGTAATTAGAGGCTCTGCTCTTAAAGCTTTAGAGGGAGACCCAGAGGCAAAGAAGGCTATCGAAGAGCTAATGGATGCAGTTGATGAATATATTCCAACACCACAGAGAGAGGCAGATAAACCGTTCTTGATGCCAATAGAGGATATCTTCTCCATCTCAGGAAGAGGAACTGTTGTTACAGGTAGGGTTGAAAGAGGTGTTCTAAAGCCTGGTGAGGAGATAGAGATAGTAGGCTTCGGTGAGACAAGGAAGACCGTTGCTACATCCCTTGAGATGTTCAGAAAGATTCTTGATGAGGCAATAGCTGGTGATAACGTTGGAGTTCTTCTAAGGGGTATCAAAAAAGAGGAAGTTGAAAGAGGAATGGTTTTAGCCAAACCTGGTTCCATCACACCTCACAAGAAGTTTAAAGCTCAGGTCTATGTTCTCACCAAAGATGAAGGTGGAAGACATACTCCATTCTTTGAGGGTTACAGACCTCAGTTTTACATAAGAACGACAGATGTTACAGGAACAGTCCACCTACCAGAAGGCGTTGAAATGGTTATGCCAGGAGATAATGTAGAACTTACAGTTGAACTCATTGCACCTGTTGCTTTAGAAAAAGAGACACGCTTTGCTATCAGGGAAGGTGGCAAGACAGTTGGTGCTGGTGTAATAACGGAGATATTGGAGTAA
- the fusA gene encoding elongation factor G, with the protein MARKYQLGKLRNIGIIAHIDAGKTTTTERILYYTGVSHKIGEVHEGTATMDWMEQEKERGITITSASTTCFWREHMINIIDTPGHVDFTVEVERALRVLDGAVGVFCAVGGVEPQSETVWRQADKYHVPRIAFVNKMDRIGADFYNVVNEIDEKLNGNPLVIQLPIGAESNFVGVIDLIRMKAIVWDSDVLGATFSMKDIPNELADKALEYRNALIEKLADFNDEIMEKYLEGENIKEEEIIKAIRKATIETKITPVLCGTAFKNKGVQPLLDAVVDFLPSPLDIPPVKGIDPKTGEEIQRKADEKEPLSLLAFKIMSDPYVGRLTYFRVYSGTLKAGSYAYNSTKGKTERIGRLLRMHANKREDVDVVYAGDIAAAIGLKYTATGDTLCDEKEPIILESMEFPEPVISVAVEPKTKADRDKLSNALQKLAEEDPTFRIRYDEETNQTIISGMGELHLEIIVDRLKREFKVGVNVGKPQVAYKESIKAKVKQEGKFVRQTGGHGQYGHVWIEIEPLERGKGFEFVDKIVGGVIPKEFIPAVEAGIKEAAESGVLAGYPMVDFRATLFDGSYHEVDSSDMAFKIAASMAFKDGAKKAKPYLLEPVMDVEVTTPEQYLGDVMGDINSRRGKIREMGEKGNLKIIKAYIPLGEMFGYATVLRSITQGRGTYTMQFSHYEEVPKSIAEKIIKKEA; encoded by the coding sequence GTGGCTCGTAAGTATCAGCTTGGCAAGTTGAGGAATATAGGAATCATAGCCCATATAGATGCAGGTAAGACAACGACTACCGAAAGGATACTCTATTACACGGGTGTTTCACACAAGATAGGTGAGGTTCATGAAGGAACAGCAACTATGGATTGGATGGAACAGGAGAAGGAAAGGGGTATTACCATAACTTCGGCCTCCACGACCTGCTTTTGGCGTGAACATATGATAAATATCATTGACACACCCGGTCATGTTGACTTTACCGTAGAAGTTGAGAGGGCATTAAGGGTACTTGACGGTGCTGTTGGTGTTTTTTGTGCTGTTGGGGGGGTTGAACCTCAGAGTGAGACGGTCTGGAGACAGGCTGATAAGTACCATGTTCCAAGGATTGCTTTTGTAAATAAGATGGATAGAATAGGCGCTGATTTCTATAATGTTGTTAATGAAATAGATGAAAAGTTGAACGGCAATCCTTTGGTTATCCAACTTCCTATAGGTGCTGAAAGCAACTTTGTTGGCGTAATAGATCTAATAAGAATGAAGGCAATTGTTTGGGATTCAGATGTTTTAGGTGCCACGTTCTCGATGAAAGATATACCGAATGAATTAGCCGATAAGGCTTTAGAATATAGAAATGCTTTGATTGAAAAACTTGCCGACTTTAACGATGAGATAATGGAGAAGTATTTAGAGGGCGAGAATATAAAGGAAGAGGAGATAATAAAGGCAATAAGAAAAGCAACTATAGAGACAAAAATTACTCCTGTTTTATGTGGTACAGCGTTTAAGAATAAAGGCGTTCAACCTTTATTGGATGCTGTTGTAGATTTTCTACCCTCGCCTCTTGATATTCCTCCTGTTAAGGGTATTGACCCTAAAACTGGTGAAGAAATTCAAAGAAAGGCTGATGAAAAAGAGCCGTTAAGTCTTTTAGCGTTCAAGATTATGAGTGATCCATATGTAGGTAGGCTTACTTACTTTAGGGTGTATTCAGGTACGCTTAAAGCTGGTTCTTATGCTTATAACTCTACAAAGGGTAAAACTGAAAGAATCGGAAGGCTCTTGAGGATGCATGCAAACAAAAGGGAAGATGTGGACGTTGTTTATGCAGGCGATATTGCGGCTGCTATTGGCTTAAAATACACAGCCACAGGCGACACCCTGTGCGATGAAAAAGAACCTATAATACTTGAGTCTATGGAGTTTCCTGAGCCTGTTATATCTGTAGCCGTTGAGCCCAAGACTAAGGCAGATAGAGATAAACTCTCCAATGCACTTCAGAAGTTAGCAGAGGAAGATCCAACATTTAGAATAAGATACGACGAAGAGACTAACCAAACAATCATATCGGGAATGGGTGAGCTTCACCTTGAGATAATTGTAGATAGACTTAAAAGGGAATTTAAGGTTGGTGTCAATGTAGGTAAACCGCAGGTTGCCTACAAAGAGAGCATTAAGGCTAAGGTTAAGCAAGAGGGTAAGTTTGTTCGCCAGACAGGTGGTCATGGACAATATGGTCATGTATGGATAGAGATAGAGCCGCTTGAAAGAGGTAAAGGTTTTGAGTTTGTAGACAAAATAGTCGGTGGCGTTATCCCTAAAGAGTTTATACCAGCTGTTGAAGCTGGTATAAAAGAGGCAGCAGAAAGCGGTGTACTGGCGGGCTATCCTATGGTTGACTTCAGGGCTACATTATTCGATGGTTCTTATCATGAGGTTGACTCATCGGATATGGCCTTTAAGATTGCTGCAAGCATGGCATTTAAAGATGGTGCAAAAAAAGCCAAACCGTATTTGCTCGAACCGGTGATGGATGTTGAGGTTACAACCCCTGAGCAGTATCTGGGTGATGTAATGGGTGATATAAATTCCCGCAGGGGTAAAATTAGAGAAATGGGTGAAAAGGGTAATCTAAAGATAATTAAGGCATATATTCCACTTGGCGAGATGTTTGGGTATGCAACGGTTTTAAGATCTATAACGCAAGGTAGGGGTACATACACCATGCAGTTCTCTCACTACGAAGAGGTGCCCAAAAGTATAGCTGAAAAAATAATAAAGAAAGAAGCTTAA
- the rpsG gene encoding 30S ribosomal protein S7, with product MRRRRSEKREVPPDLVYGSVLVSKIINKIMWDGKKSIASKIFYNAMDLVKEKTGEDPMEVLQKAIENITPKIEVRPRRVGGATYQVPVEVRPERQMSLSVRWLVDYARQRSEKRMFERLAGEIIDAANNRGGAVKKREDTHKMAEANRAFAHYRW from the coding sequence ATGAGGAGGAGAAGATCTGAAAAGAGAGAGGTCCCACCGGATTTAGTATACGGTAGCGTGCTTGTTAGCAAGATTATCAATAAGATAATGTGGGACGGTAAGAAGTCTATAGCGAGCAAGATATTTTACAATGCTATGGATCTAGTTAAGGAAAAAACAGGCGAAGACCCGATGGAAGTTTTACAGAAAGCCATTGAAAATATAACACCTAAAATAGAAGTTAGACCAAGAAGGGTCGGTGGTGCAACATATCAGGTTCCTGTTGAGGTTAGACCTGAGCGTCAGATGAGTTTATCTGTAAGGTGGCTTGTTGATTACGCAAGGCAAAGAAGTGAAAAAAGGATGTTCGAAAGATTGGCTGGTGAGATTATAGATGCTGCCAATAATAGAGGTGGTGCTGTTAAGAAGAGAGAAGATACGCACAAGATGGCAGAGGCCAATAGGGCTTTCGCACACTACAGATGGTAA
- the rpsL gene encoding 30S ribosomal protein S12 produces MPTINQLVRKGRKKVKAKKKTLALQACPQRRGVCTRVYTTTPKKPNSALRKVARVKLTSGYEVTAYIPGEGHNLQEHSIVLVRGGRVKDLPGVRYHIIRGALDAAGVEGRKQGRSKYGTKKPKE; encoded by the coding sequence GTGCCTACGATTAACCAACTTGTAAGGAAGGGTAGAAAAAAGGTTAAGGCAAAGAAAAAAACTTTGGCCCTTCAGGCATGCCCCCAAAGAAGGGGTGTTTGTACAAGGGTTTATACAACGACACCGAAGAAACCTAACTCAGCTTTGAGAAAGGTTGCAAGGGTTAAACTCACAAGTGGATATGAGGTTACCGCTTACATTCCAGGTGAGGGGCATAACCTGCAGGAGCACTCTATTGTTCTTGTTAGAGGCGGAAGGGTAAAGGACTTGCCTGGTGTTAGGTATCATATCATCAGGGGTGCCTTGGATGCTGCTGGTGTTGAAGGCAGGAAACAGGGACGCTCCAAGTACGGAACAAAGAAGCCTAAGGAGTAA
- the rpoC gene encoding DNA-directed RNA polymerase subunit beta' — protein MFTVLKGKPKSSKDFDAIRIKLASPEKIREWSHGEVKKAETINYRTFKPERDGLFCAKIFGPIKDYECLCGKYKRQKYEGIVCEKCGVEVTKSKVRRERMGHIELAAPVAHIWYLRSVPSIMASLLDVKLKDLERVIYYESYIVIESEVEELPVKTVLNESQYRSYSEKYGIRFTAEMGASAIQKLLRKMDLDLLILELKDEIESTKSEAKKKKLIKRMRLAEQFKRSGNKPEWMILDVLPVLPPDLRPLVSLEGGRFASSDLNDLYRRVINRNNRLKRLMELGAPSIIIRNEKRMLQEAVDALIDNGRRKQVVRASNNRPLKSLSESIRGKEGRFRRNLLGKRVDYSGRSVIVSGPNLRMDQCGLPKIMALELFKPFIHHKLIEEGYAQTVKAAKKMVERKDPEVWNILEDVVKEHPILLNRAPTLHRLSIQAFHAVLTDEKAIRLHPLVCPAFNADFDGDQMAVHVPLSTEAVLESEVLMLATENIISPAHGNPIAMPSQDMVLGVYYMTKAKDNQKGEGMVFSSPEEVRIAYENGVCSLNAKIKVRVDSEIHDTTVGRILFYEIVPKIIPFKDVNKLFKKKDLNKLISYLYKHADLPVVVKFLDDVKDLGFETSTRAGVSISIEDMVVPEEKSEIISKAEEEVRKIQEDYRQGLLTDKERYNKSVDIWSSATDRIAAAMMKQLGGEYGESFNSIYIMADSGARGSQQQMRQLAGVRGLMAKPSGDIIETPIKSNFKEGLTVLEYFTSTHGARKGLADTALKTANAGYLTRKLVDVAQDVTITMDDCGTTEGIEVSAIMVNGEEIESLADRILGRTAAEDIVDPFTNEVIVEEGNEIDEEAVEKITAAGIRQVRIFSTLTCKAERGVCAKCYGRDLARSGKVNVGEAVGIIAAQSIGEPGTQLTLRTFHVGGTASRLSKENKSAETKRAGIVRFFNFYTALNSDNERVLLSRRDAALLVTEPQIVSINKGRVNIEEDKAYYYLRIGSEEYKLKKVDFVNQEDIIAGGANAIGKYIFSVKDGDEVESLSLLVERVLEIFDVPKKIPYAAKVFVENGQTIKRFVKAEEGGKVKLIALEGDGFVEIDTPKDGVINRHGTHVVIMKNNEEKVRYYVPKGSKLYIKSGDTIESGTLIVGYDDEKKRRIFESDPTLYISTTTLAEWDAYSDYLLAGAEGYVKWVDLIPHVTIKEEVDKITSLKSNVVVESKDLTKRPRIEIVDENGKIKKFSNINEDAMYYIPPGVILQKENGEYVRAGDVIGKIPKELDKTTDITGGLPRVSELFEAKKPKNAAIISEISGVVSYGKESKGKRKVIVTSTVGKGGVKKEYLIPRNKRLLVFPGDRVEMGEPLTDGAINPHDILAILGERELQKMLVSEIQQVYKLQGVSINDKHIEIIVRQMLSKVVIEDAGDSDFIEGEVVNRFVFTRKNEILRRRGKKPAIGRIVLLGITKASLNTDSFISAASFQETTRVLTEASISGQVDYLRGLKENVIVGRLIPVGTGQKKFDEIILEPAEKDEQEN, from the coding sequence ATGTTTACAGTTCTAAAAGGTAAGCCTAAGTCTTCCAAGGACTTTGATGCTATAAGAATAAAATTGGCATCGCCTGAAAAGATTAGAGAATGGAGCCACGGAGAGGTAAAAAAAGCTGAAACTATTAACTATAGAACCTTTAAACCCGAAAGGGATGGTTTGTTTTGCGCAAAGATATTCGGGCCTATAAAGGACTATGAATGCCTATGTGGTAAGTATAAAAGGCAGAAATATGAGGGTATAGTTTGTGAAAAGTGCGGTGTTGAGGTTACAAAGTCTAAGGTTAGACGCGAAAGGATGGGGCACATAGAGCTTGCAGCACCTGTAGCTCATATTTGGTATTTACGCTCGGTTCCCAGCATAATGGCTTCCCTGCTTGATGTAAAGCTGAAGGATTTAGAAAGAGTCATCTATTATGAGTCTTACATAGTTATAGAGAGTGAAGTTGAGGAATTGCCCGTAAAAACCGTTTTGAACGAATCACAATATAGGTCTTATTCTGAGAAGTATGGCATAAGATTTACAGCTGAGATGGGTGCCTCTGCTATACAGAAACTCCTAAGAAAAATGGACTTAGACCTTCTAATTTTAGAACTTAAAGATGAAATAGAATCAACAAAGTCAGAGGCAAAGAAGAAAAAGCTTATAAAGAGAATGAGACTTGCCGAGCAATTTAAGCGAAGTGGTAATAAACCAGAATGGATGATATTGGATGTCTTACCTGTTTTACCGCCTGATTTGAGGCCTTTGGTGTCTTTGGAGGGTGGCAGGTTTGCATCAAGTGATTTAAACGACCTCTACAGGAGGGTTATAAATAGAAACAATAGGCTAAAGAGGCTGATGGAACTTGGAGCACCGTCAATTATCATAAGAAATGAGAAGAGAATGCTCCAGGAGGCTGTTGATGCCCTTATAGACAACGGTAGAAGGAAGCAAGTTGTTAGGGCTTCAAACAACAGGCCTTTAAAGTCATTGAGTGAGTCTATCAGGGGTAAAGAAGGGCGTTTCAGAAGAAACCTGCTTGGAAAGAGGGTTGATTATTCCGGCCGTTCCGTTATTGTTTCAGGTCCGAATCTCAGAATGGATCAATGTGGTTTGCCCAAGATTATGGCCCTTGAGCTATTTAAACCGTTTATTCACCATAAGCTTATTGAAGAGGGATATGCACAAACTGTTAAAGCGGCCAAGAAGATGGTCGAGAGAAAAGATCCAGAGGTTTGGAATATACTTGAAGATGTTGTAAAAGAACACCCAATCTTACTCAATAGAGCTCCTACACTGCACAGACTTTCAATTCAGGCATTCCATGCTGTATTGACTGATGAGAAAGCTATAAGGTTGCATCCACTTGTATGCCCGGCATTTAATGCAGACTTTGATGGTGACCAGATGGCAGTCCATGTGCCGTTAAGTACCGAGGCTGTTTTGGAGAGTGAAGTTTTGATGCTTGCAACGGAAAACATAATTTCCCCTGCCCATGGCAATCCTATAGCTATGCCCAGTCAAGATATGGTTCTGGGTGTTTATTATATGACAAAAGCTAAGGACAATCAAAAAGGCGAAGGCATGGTTTTCTCATCGCCAGAGGAGGTTAGAATTGCCTATGAAAACGGTGTCTGCAGCTTGAATGCTAAGATAAAGGTTAGGGTGGATTCAGAGATACACGATACAACCGTTGGAAGGATTTTGTTCTATGAGATAGTGCCAAAGATAATACCATTTAAAGATGTAAATAAGCTCTTCAAGAAAAAGGATTTGAATAAACTTATATCCTATCTATACAAACATGCGGATTTACCTGTTGTTGTCAAGTTTTTAGATGATGTTAAGGATTTGGGATTTGAGACATCAACAAGGGCAGGTGTTTCTATATCCATAGAGGATATGGTTGTACCTGAAGAAAAATCAGAAATCATAAGTAAAGCTGAGGAAGAGGTTAGAAAAATTCAAGAAGACTACAGACAAGGTCTTTTAACTGACAAGGAAAGGTATAATAAGTCGGTTGATATTTGGAGTTCAGCTACGGATAGAATTGCTGCAGCCATGATGAAGCAATTGGGCGGAGAATACGGAGAAAGTTTTAATTCTATTTACATAATGGCCGACTCAGGGGCAAGGGGCTCGCAGCAACAGATGAGACAGTTGGCTGGTGTTAGGGGTTTGATGGCAAAACCTTCTGGTGATATTATCGAAACGCCTATTAAATCTAACTTTAAAGAGGGATTGACGGTTCTTGAATACTTCACATCTACCCACGGTGCAAGAAAAGGTTTAGCAGATACAGCTTTAAAAACTGCCAATGCAGGTTATCTAACAAGAAAGCTTGTAGATGTTGCTCAGGACGTTACCATAACGATGGATGATTGTGGAACGACAGAAGGTATAGAAGTATCAGCTATTATGGTTAACGGTGAGGAGATTGAGTCCTTGGCCGATAGGATTTTAGGTAGAACAGCCGCCGAAGATATAGTAGACCCATTTACCAATGAAGTTATAGTAGAAGAAGGTAACGAGATAGATGAAGAAGCTGTTGAGAAGATAACAGCTGCTGGTATTAGGCAAGTTAGAATATTCTCTACGCTTACATGTAAAGCAGAGAGAGGCGTTTGTGCTAAGTGTTATGGCAGGGATTTGGCAAGAAGTGGAAAGGTTAATGTAGGTGAGGCAGTTGGCATAATAGCAGCTCAATCTATTGGAGAGCCGGGAACTCAGCTTACGCTTAGAACATTCCATGTTGGTGGAACGGCTTCAAGGTTATCTAAGGAGAATAAGTCTGCCGAAACAAAGAGGGCTGGTATTGTAAGGTTCTTTAACTTTTATACGGCTCTAAATTCTGATAATGAAAGAGTATTGTTATCAAGAAGAGATGCGGCGTTACTCGTTACAGAGCCACAAATAGTTTCAATAAATAAGGGTAGAGTTAACATAGAAGAGGATAAGGCTTATTACTATCTAAGAATAGGTTCTGAAGAATATAAGCTCAAAAAGGTAGATTTTGTAAACCAAGAAGATATTATAGCAGGTGGCGCAAATGCTATCGGTAAGTATATATTCTCCGTAAAAGACGGAGATGAAGTGGAAAGCCTGTCTTTGCTCGTAGAGAGAGTGCTTGAAATATTTGATGTCCCTAAAAAGATTCCCTATGCTGCTAAAGTATTTGTTGAGAATGGTCAGACTATAAAGAGATTTGTAAAAGCGGAAGAAGGCGGAAAAGTTAAACTTATTGCACTTGAAGGTGATGGTTTTGTTGAAATAGATACACCCAAAGATGGCGTAATTAACAGGCATGGAACCCATGTTGTTATTATGAAAAACAATGAAGAAAAAGTGAGGTATTACGTGCCCAAGGGCTCTAAGCTCTATATTAAGAGCGGGGATACTATTGAATCTGGCACACTTATTGTTGGCTATGATGATGAGAAAAAAAGGAGAATATTTGAAAGCGATCCAACACTTTATATAAGCACTACAACCTTAGCAGAGTGGGATGCTTACTCAGATTACCTACTTGCAGGTGCCGAGGGTTATGTAAAATGGGTCGATTTGATTCCTCATGTTACAATAAAAGAAGAGGTGGATAAAATCACCTCTCTGAAAAGTAATGTAGTTGTTGAGAGTAAGGATCTTACCAAGAGGCCTAGGATAGAGATAGTGGATGAAAATGGTAAGATAAAGAAATTCTCAAATATAAACGAAGATGCCATGTATTATATACCTCCCGGTGTTATACTGCAGAAAGAGAATGGTGAATATGTAAGGGCGGGTGATGTTATAGGAAAGATTCCTAAAGAGCTTGACAAAACAACCGATATTACAGGAGGCCTACCAAGGGTATCTGAATTGTTTGAGGCAAAAAAGCCCAAAAATGCAGCTATTATCAGTGAAATTAGTGGCGTTGTTTCCTATGGTAAGGAAAGCAAGGGCAAAAGAAAGGTTATCGTGACATCTACTGTAGGTAAGGGAGGTGTTAAAAAGGAATACCTCATACCAAGAAACAAAAGGTTGCTTGTATTTCCAGGTGATAGGGTTGAGATGGGCGAGCCTTTGACAGATGGCGCTATAAATCCGCATGATATATTGGCCATTTTGGGTGAAAGAGAACTTCAAAAGATGCTGGTTAGTGAGATTCAGCAGGTGTATAAGCTTCAAGGCGTTAGTATAAATGATAAGCATATAGAGATAATCGTCAGACAGATGCTCTCCAAAGTTGTCATAGAGGATGCTGGTGATAGTGATTTCATAGAAGGTGAGGTTGTCAACAGATTCGTATTTACCCGTAAGAATGAGATCCTTAGACGCAGAGGTAAAAAACCGGCTATTGGTAGGATAGTCCTACTTGGTATAACGAAAGCATCTCTTAATACAGATAGTTTTATCTCTGCTGCAAGCTTCCAGGAGACTACAAGGGTTTTGACAGAAGCGTCCATAAGCGGACAGGTTGATTATCTAAGGGGATTAAAAGAAAATGTCATTGTCGGAAGATTAATACCTGTAGGTACAGGACAGAAGAAATTTGACGAGATAATTTTGGAGCCGGCTGAAAAAGATGAGCAAGAAAATTAA